One genomic region from Tigriopus californicus strain San Diego chromosome 4, Tcal_SD_v2.1, whole genome shotgun sequence encodes:
- the LOC131879495 gene encoding transient receptor potential protein-like, protein MTISKDPEKAQANGTVRAPSLKRSSRTNSHEFETVRPEQRVLTPDEKLYLLNVERGDVPNVKKTVAALRGKKNIFDINSVDPLGRSALIIAIENENLEMMQYLLEAGIETRDSLLVAIREDYVDGVDALLRHEEETHKSGTPYSWEQVDQVTANFTSDITPLILAAQRNNYEILKMLLDRGATIPMPHDVKCSCDDCVEESTVDSLRFSLSRINAYKALASPSLIALSSKDPILTAFELSNELKRLGVMESQFKETYATLRKQVQELATGLVEQARTSYELEVMLNHNPSGEPWIPGETQTLERLKLAIDSNQKSFVTHPSVQQLLAAIWYEGLPGFRRLHIIKQVTLVIKNACMFPIYSMFYVVAKNSSYGKFASKPFVKFINNSASYMFFLFLLALASQRADQITIDIIVLVIPGTEWLAEMKAGWIKHERGSLPTVIEMAVILWVNALLWKEIKAVFREGLLEYLSNMWNIADIASYGAFMNWIGLRVLSFIMVQKEVWEGKPADEIWIPRSQWGAFDPHLLSEGMFGAGMICSFLKLIHIFSINPYLGPLQVSLGKMVIDIAKWLVLYVLVLFSFGCGLNQLLWYYADLERQQCYSLPGGLPDFDENGDSCVMWRRFANLWETSQSLFWAGFGLVELGDFDLKGIKEFTRFWGLLMFGSYSVCNIIVLLNMLIAMMSNSYTIISSRSDIEWKFARSKLWISYFDEGGTVAAPFNLIPNTRTFKRFMFWKKRGCDLATADEKKKADNRYYGVVRCLVRRYITEEQRKSQDFNITEDDINEVRQDINSFRYELINILKMNDMKTPQMKNENTVMGRKSKDLERMIQKGFQMATPEAIMENAFSQHIGNKPKDIFKRIAKAAAKKGEKKDWNDQVKKSSIKSDPIGSSQISIRKRNQSLRRSLLARGNSKDEIDVCLKQLSSEQLVSYNPKLVDYTPATRIAYAKFKSRLDQIKEPDVEESTTKPDELEVATRITLENESISKMPAEPPKKPPRDPELVKASSPIKSATTKLENETLATSSSSAPDLVRKVEPMAQEEMIEPIQPEIIQVSPKQKIVKAEDVKVDPTESTSDLPAEVMVQTSPKKETSLLGNIEVEMVTLPKAEPLKVDQKNATPITLAQLDTAQAEGVESREEKEIAQEEPEEEEEEETRFDPKGKSISTGRNITGWI, encoded by the exons ATGACCATAAGTAAAGATCCCGAAAAGGCTCAAGCAAATGGGACGGTTCGAGCCCCGTCGCTCAAAAGGTCATCCAGGACGAACAGTCATGAATTTGAAACTGTTCGCCCAGAACAAAGGGTGCTCACACCGGATGAAAAG CTCTATTTGCTCAATGTTGAGCGAGGAGATGTGCCCAATGTCAAAAAGACGGTTGCAGCTTTGCGTGGAAAAAAGAACATCTTTGACATCAATAGCGTTGACCCTTTGGGCAGAAGCGCCTTGATCATTGCCATTGAGAACGAGAACCTGGAAATGATGCAGTACCTCCTTGAGGCTGGCATTGAGACCAGG GATTCATTGTTGGTGGCAATCCGAGAAGATTATGTGGATGGCGTGGATGCGCTTCTTCGCCATGAAGAGGAAACCCACAAGTCTGGTACTCCATACTCTTGGGAACAGGTGGATCAAGTGACTGCCAATTTCACATCCGATATTACTCCCCTAATTTTGGCAG CTCAAAGAAATAACTATGagatcttgaaaatgcttttggacCGAGGTGCCACCATCCCTATGCCTCACGATGTGAAATGTAGTTGCGATGATTGCGTGGAAGAAAGCACTGTCGACTCCCTCAGGTTCAGCCTGTCGAGAATCAACGCCTACAAAGCTTTGGCCAGTCCATCTCTCATTGCTTTGAGTAGCAAAGATCCAATCCTGACAG CTTTTGAATTGAGTAACGAGTTGAAGCGCTTGGGTGTAATGGAGTCCCAATTCAAAGAGACTTACGCTACGTTGAGGAAGCAAGTCCAAGAGCTAGCCACTGGTTTGGTTGAGCAAGCCAGAACCAGCTACGAGCTAGAGGTCATGTTGAACCACAATCCATCAGGAGAGCCCTGGATTCCCGGCGAAACACAAACTCTGGAGCGACTTAAACTGGCGATTGACTCCAATCAAAAGAGTTTCGTCACTCATCCGAGTGTCCAACAATTATTGGCCGCTATTTGGTACGAGGGCTTGCCTGGATTCCGTCGTCTTCACATTATAAAACAAGTGACCCTAGTCATTAAGAACGCTTGCATGTTTCCCATTTACTCCATGTTCTATGTGGTTGCGAAGAATAGTTCGTATGGAAAGTTCGCTAGCAAGCCTTTCGTGAAATTCATCAACAACTCGGCTTCCTACatgttctttcttttcctcttggcCTTGGCATCTCAGAGGGCTGATCAGATTACCATTGATATCATTG TGCTTGTGATTCCTGGGACCGAATGGCTGGCGGAGATGAAAGCTGGCTGGATCAAGCATGAAAGGGGGTCTTTGCCCACTGTCATTGAAATGGCTGTCATTCTGTGGGTGAATGCTCTGCTTTGGAAGGAGATTAAAGCGGTCTTCCGAGAAGGGCTTCTTGAATATCTCTCTAATATGTGGAACATTGCAGACATCGCCAG CTACGGAGCGTTTATGAATTGGATTGGACTAAGAGTCTTATCGTTCATTATGGTCCAAAAGGAAGTTTGGGAGGGAAAACCCGCCGATGAGATATGGATCCCTCGGAGCCAGTGGGGAGCTTTTGACCCTCACTTACTCAGTGAAG GGATGTTTGGGGCGGGTATGATTTGCTCTTTCCTGAAATTGATCCATATCTTCAGTATCAATCCCTACCTGGGACCACTTCAAGTGTCTCTGGGCAAAATGGTCATTGATATCGCGAAATGGCTAGTATTGTACGTTTTGGTGTTGTTCTCATTCGGTTGCGGATTAAATCAATTGCTATG GTACTATGCCGATCTGGAACGGCAGCAATGCTACAGCCTCCCTGGAGGACTACCTGATTTTGAT GAAAACGGGGATTCTTGTGTCATGTGGAGACGATTTGCAAATCTATGGGAAACCTCTCAATCCCTTTTCTGGGCTGGTTTTGGTCTGGTGGAACTCGGTGACTTTGATCTAAAAGGAATCAAAGAATTTACAAG ATTTTGGGGATTGTTGATGTTTGGAAGTTATTCGGTTTGCAACATTATTGTGCTATTGAATATGCTGATTGCCATGATGTCCAATTCTTATACCATCATATCAAGTCGATCGGATATCGAATGGAAATTTGCCAGAA GCAAATTGTGGATCTCTTACTTTGACGAGGGTGGAACTGTAGCTGCCCCATTTAACTTGATCCCAAACACTCGAACTTTCAAGAGGTTcatgttttggaaaaagaGAGGGTGTGACTTAGCCACGGCCGACGAAAAGAAGAAAGCAGACAACAGATACTACGG GGTGGTTCGTTGTCTGGTAAGGCGTTACATTACAGAAGAGCAGCGGAAATCGCAAGACTTCAATATAACCGAAGATGATATCAACGAAGTTCGCCAAGACATCAACTCTTTCCGCTACGAACTCATCAACATCTTGAAGATGAACGACATGAAAACCccccaaatgaaaaatgagaacACTGTCATGGGAAGGAAGTCAAAAGACCTG GAAAGAATGATCCAAAAGGGATTCCAAATGGCCACACCTGAGGCCATTATGGAAAACGCATTTTCTCAACATATTGGAAATAAACCGAAG GATATTTTCAAGCGGATTGCCAAGGCAGCTGCCAAGAAGGGCGAAAAGAAGGACTGGAACGATCAAGTGAAGAAGAGCTCCATTAAAAGTGATCCCATCGGAAGCTCACAAATTTCCATTCGAAAGAGAAATCAGTCTTTAAGACGATCACTTTTGGCTAGAG GTAATTCGAAGGATGAAATCGATGTctgtttgaagcaattgagCTCCGAGCAATTGGTGTCTTACAACCCCAAATTGGTTGACTACACTCCAGCCACAAGGATCGCGTATGCCAAATTCAAAAGCCGATTGGACCAGATCAAAGAGCCAGATGTAGAGGAAAG CACAACAAAACCAGATGAACTGGAAGTGGCCACTAGAATCACGttggaaaatgaatcaatcTCCAAGATGCCAGCAGAGCCACCGAAGAAGCCCCCTCGAGATCCAGAACTAGTGAAAGCATCCTCTCCCATAAAGAGTGCAACAACGAAACTCGAAAATGAGACATTGGCAACATCCAGTAGTTCAGCTCCCGATTTGGTGCGAAAAGTAGAACCAATGGCCCAAGAGGAAATGATCGAGCCAATTCAACCAGAAATAATCCAAGTATCGCCAAAGCAAAAGATCGTTAAGGCAGAGGATGTGAAGGTAGACCCAACAGAGTCTACGAGTGATCTACCCGCAGAAGTCATGGTACAGACCTCGCCTAAAAAGGAGACCTCGTTGTTAGGAAATATTGAAGTAGAAATGGTCACGCTTCCAAAGGCTGAGCCCTTGAAAGTGGACCAAAAGAATGCCACGCCTATCACTTTGGCCCAATTGGACACAGCACAAGCGGAGGGGGTAGAATCTCGTGAGGAAAAGGAAATCGCCCAAGAGGAGcccgaagaagaggaagaagaagagacccGTTTTGATCCGAAAGGAAAATCGATCAGTACAGGGCGAAATATCACTGGATGGATTtag
- the LOC131879494 gene encoding GATOR complex protein Iml1-like: protein MLPLRGGLSHPPQSESVASGPGLQLKLSVFQPTFSGEDFLICSEDFPENVLVPGHLLEIFQHDEESGQDTRIVLQLKKCNICDPAAAAAKKLNKQIFYVEKSIAESFRFQNFKDVHVAQVTQMKHVQLDSMELIFRDQYLSRSDMFRLRSSLKGACVYQNKKVELAAGSGRLGVVSEMWNQGTTVSCGLITEDTIIVFRSPTAMVYLFIQVSSEMFDFDLKKSSTVYEKAVDGFLKEMFNLWHRKNASHEVTIVLFSRCFYEAKSLDEFPEPMRDCLRQGYNGRFYEDFYKVVEQNERYDDWNPVVIKLLKLIRNYGSEILEYHAHLGESVPKGKISNAEMGNFLEILNMSLNTFENHYLNRNLDRTGQQSIVITPGVGLFEVDFELAQVTKQRIIDSGVGSDLICLGQQPLHAVPLLKFTNPRSDPYNMPHWINLSFYSEKKTTGFQSRIRPPPSLRNLPGTARLPYLKSPFSVETIFTPLFMKQYDERVDENETETDEDPLAKISKSEVLENAKMNTPFNHQTIKRLLLRPSRVLVNPFDPTQTKVHITSNRRRWTHIFPKAAPAREIAVKDEAEVTPATIVEETLDSSDALTGQPLSEANNWEEMRNAGVDWKSLTVPASLPLTTDYLPKKVDLDNNYLITEYEIRPEAFISGYKSGNQLSIRCEDIFHELVAQRLAQGFQQIMTWAENFPKAKSPHDIWLSIGRIYHHLTVEDVGSKQKVVIKCFRPNKSINRSNIHYQYRFQAPDNDKYEMSWVEFKTEKLEIFNWNHMDHYVCTKGEGDYSLNENLKFWRFRMLLVPISHFTKSTKSIMEKFSFGDCYLPLPKDSSSRVEGIFRMVDSCFNKLKRQPIPKTETDFEPISLPRDKMRLDILEQIKSGNFPVIVKTSSMLPNVTFLSYDAVNWSLKRYAGLKEKSQAIALFQEMIDQGMIGHASGDTRRAFHFGYVMYSVRDEEFNKVFARRVDVDAYYRRWMEIELTAMDLPKPSPPKSKAEFRYTYLNLTNTKQNNSHHEWGHLMYETQLDGDSAFEMTMQWTVASGLAIADLLLNTARKAFSHNLALFPLPRDAFALPITLNSDPVRGPIFIQLNTNSLSDFKEVLDENRLFQLRERIAERFGFIRCPSTSTSDHRQKILFSTDHQYIHCTGNMSLLIPRSLSMTEKASGIQGMSSGSSKKSPHYDHSGTGFLWSWNFMISRRWKQVFVSMGATGDIPFMDHMLADFRCLCQNKDGRLDPVFKELFYPEPEIDETHRAEVTNGTPESDSTATS, encoded by the exons ATGTTGCCGTTGCGGGGAGGCTTGAGTCATCCGCCGCAGAGCGAGTCGGTTGCCAGTGGACCCGGTCTTCAGCTCAAGCTCTCCGTTTTCCAACCCACCTTCAGCGGAGAGGACTTCCTGATCTGCTCGGAGGATTTCCCCGAGAATGTTCTGGTGCCCGGACACTTGCTCGAGATCTTCCAGCACGACGAGGAGAGTGGCCAGGACACCCGAATTGTGCTCCAG TTGAAGAAATGTAACATTTGCGATCCAGCCGCGGCCGCCGCCAAAAAACTCAATAAACAAATCTTCTACGTGGAAAAGTCCATTGCCGAGTCGTTTCGGTTCCAGAACTTCAAAGATGTTCATGTGGCCCAG GTGACCCAAATGAAGCATGTGCAATTGGACTCGATGGAGTTAATATTTCGCGACCAATATTTAAGCCGCAGCGATATGTTTCGCCTGCGCAGCTCACTCAAGGGAGCTTGCGTGTACCAAAACAAGAAAGTCGAACTGGCCGCCGGCAGTGGACGCCTGGGGGTGGTTAGCGAGATGTGGAATCAG GGCACTACCGTGTCATGCGGCTTGATCACGGAGGACACTATCATCGTGTTTCGATCACCCACGGCCATGGtctatttattcattcaagtCAGCTCTGAAATGttcgattttgatttgaagaaaa GTAGCACAGTGTATGAGAAAGCCGTGGATGGGTTCCTAAAGGAAATGTTCAACTTGTGGCATCGGAAGAACGCCTCGCACGAAGTTACTATCGTCCTGTTCTCCCGTTGCTTTTATGAGGCTAAATCATTGGACGAGTTTCCCGAACCTATGCGAGATTGTTTGCGCCAAGGTTATAATGGACGTTTCTATGAGGACTTTTATAAAGTCGTGGAGCAA AACGAGAGATACGATGATTGGAATCCCGTGGTCATCAAGTTGCTGAAGCTTATTCGAAATTATGGGTCGGAAATCTTAGAATACCATGCTCATTTAGGCGAAAGTGTGCCTAAGGGCAAGATATCCAATGCCGAAATGGGAAACTTTCTGGAAATCCTCAACATGTCCTTAAACACATTTGAGAATCACTATCTGAATCGCAATCTCGACCGCACGGGTCAGCAAAGCATCGTAATCACGCCAG GTGTGGGACTATTTGAGGTTGACTTCGAATTGGCTCAAGTCACGAAACAACGAATTATTGACAGTGGTGTGGGCAGCGACTTAATCTGTTTGGGACAACAACCTCTGCATGCTGTACCTTTGTTAAAGTTCACAAACCCTCGAAGTGACCCGTACAA TATGCCGCATTGGATCAATTTGAGTTTTTATAGTGAAAAGAAGACCACCGGGTTCCAATCTCGTATTCGACCTCCGCCGAGTCTGCGAAACCTCCCTGGGACTGCAAGATTACCTTACTTGAAAAGTCCGTTTAGTGTGGAGACAATCTTCACACCGCTCTTCATGAAACAGTACGACGAGAGagtggatgaaaatgaaactgaaactGACGAGGATCCCTTGGCCAAAATTAGCAAGTCCGAGGTTCTCGAGAACGCTAAAATGAACACGCCTTTCAACCATCAAACCATAAAGCGACTTCTACTGAGACCAAGTAGGGTTTTGGTAAATCCTTTTGATCCAACTCAAACCAAGGTACATATCACTTCCAATCGGCGTCGATGGACCCATATCTTTCCAAAAGCCGCTCCTGCTCGGGAAATCGCCGTCAAAGACGAAGCAGAAGTAACACCTGCCACAATTGTGGAAGAGACGCTGGACTCGTCTGATGCCTTAACTGGACAACCCCTTTCCGAAGCTAATAATTGGGAAGAGATGAGGAACGCAGGCGTGGATTGGAAATCGCTCACTGTACCAGCATCTTTGCCTCTGACGACAGATTACCTTCCCAAAAAGGTGGATCTGGATAACAATTATTTGATTACGGAATACGAGATTCGACCAGAGGCATTTATATCCGGATACAAGAGTGGAAATCAATTGTCGATTCGTTGTGAAGACATCTTCCATGAACTGGTCGCCCAACGATTGGCGCAGGGATTTCAACAAATCATGACTTGGGCCGAGAACTTCCCGAAGGCCAAATCTCCTCATGACATATGGCTTTCCATCGGTCGGATTTACCATCATCTAACCGTGGAAGACGTAGGATCCAAGCAGAAGGTGGTGATCAAATGCTTCAGACCCAACAAGTCGATCAATCGCTCCAATATTCACTACCAATACCGCTTTCAAGCACCCGATAACGACAAGTACGAGatgtcctgggtcgagttcaAAACCGAAAAGCTTGAAATCTTTAACTGGAATCACATGGACCATTATGTTTGTACCAAAGGTGAAGGAGATTACTCGTTGAATGAGAATCTCAAGTTTTGGAGGTTCCGAATGTTACTTGTTCCAATCTCACACTTCACCAAATCTACGAAGTCAATTATGGAGAAGTTCTCGTTCGGAGATTGCTATTTGCCATTACCCAAAGATTCCTCGTCTCGAGTAGAAGGTATCTTTCGAATGGTTGACTCTTGCTTCAATAAGCTTAAGCGCCAACCCATTCCTAAAACAGAGACGGATTTTGAGCCAATCTCTTTGCCGAGAGATAAAATGAGATTGGACATCTTGGAGCAAATCAAATCCGGAAACTTCCCGGTAATCGTCAAAACCTCATCGATGTTACCCAACGTCACATTTTTGAGTTACGATGCGGTTAATTGGAGTCTCAAGCGGTACGCAGGGCTGAAGGAGAAATCCCAGGCCATCGCCTTgtttcaagaaatgattgaTCAAGGCATGATTGGACATGCTTCTGGCGATACTCGAAGGGCGTTCCACTTTGGATATGTCATGTATTCCGTCCGGGATGAAGAGTTCAACAAAGTTTTTGCTCGAAGAGTCGATGTGGATGCTTACTATCGGCGGTggatggaaattgaattaactgCCATGGATTTGCCAAAACCTTCGCCACCCAAGTCGAAGGCCGAATTCCGATATACTTACCTCAATCTCACCAATACAAAGCAAAACAACTCCCACCACGAATGGGGTCATCTTATGTACGAGACTCAACTAGACGGAGATTCGGCCTTTGAGATGACTATGCAATGGACCGTGGCCTCAGGCTTGGCCATTGCCGATCTCCTACTAAATACAGCTAGAAAGGCTTTCAGTCACAATTTGGCCCTATTTCCGTTGCCTCGAGATGCTTTTGCCTTGCCAATTACCCTCAATTCAGATCCTGTTCGTGGGCCAATCTTTATTCAGTTAAACACGAACAGTTTGTCAGATTTTAAAGAGGTCTTGGATGAGAACCGCTTGTTCCAGCTCCGAGAAAGGATTGCTGAGCGATTCGGATTCATCCGCTGTCCATCCACGAGCACGTCCGATCATCGTCAAAAGATCCTGTTCTCCACAGATCATCAGTACATACATTGCACAGGAAACATGTCCCTCCTGATTCCCAGGAGTCTGTCCATGACTGAGAAGGCCTCTGGGATTCAAGGGATGTCGAGTGGAAGCTCCAAAAAGAGCCCTCATTACGATCATTCGGGCACTGGGTTCTTGTGGTCGTGGAATTTCATGATCTCGAGACGTTGGAAACAAGTGTTTGTAAGCATGGGAGCGACTGGCGACATTCCATTCATGGATCACATGTTGGCCGACTTCAGATGCCTTTGTCAGAACAAGGACGGAAGATTGGATCCTGTGTTCAAGGAGCTGTTCTATCCAGAGCCGGAAATTGACGAAACCCATAGAGCCGAGGTGACAAATGGAACACCTGAGTCAGACTCGACTGCGACTAGCTAA
- the LOC131879501 gene encoding probable inactive tRNA-specific adenosine deaminase-like protein 3 — MKWRLDPVMPFDPSPDVATQPALVARVPDQKKLSSIVKTLGAIYPLTENQQFLKRVKKKIGSWTVLVRLGVTAQSDLHASVQSLIAEHGLEPETAIVPAGPPQTRAQFERSTQLWPCRFHEDKKLEDLLGHRDPDLWGGPALSRHYAHMASVLTARTRAGHDNVVLVHPGGTESRNVHLERDGLCTGHPVMAAITQSASNDSPAGYLWSDCDVYLAEEPCLMCSMALVHARVRQIFFCFPSPSGALQTLVRLHALQPLNHKFGVFWLRPEHGGSL; from the coding sequence ATGAAATGGCGATTGGACCCGGTCATGCCTTTCGATCCGTCGCCGGATGTGGCCACCCAACCGGCTTTAGTGGCGCGTGTGCCCGACCAAAAGAAACTCTCCAGCATCGTCAAGACGCTGGGCGCCATTTACCCGCTGACCGAAAACCAACAGTTTCTGAAACGAGTCAAAAAGAAGATTGGCTCGTGGACCGTACTTGTGCGGTTGGGCGTCACGGCTCAGTCCGATCTGCACGCTTCGGTGCAATCCCTCATCGCCGAGCACGGGCTTGAACCCGAAACCGCCATTGTGCCGGCTGGGCCGCCGCAAACCCGGGCCCAATTTGAACGCTCCACCCAATTGTGGCCGTGTCGATTCCACGAGGACAAAAAACTGGAAGATCTCCTGGGCCATCGGGACCCGGATCTCTGGGGCGGGCCGGCCCTCAGCCGGCATTACGCTCACATGGCCAGCGTGCTCACGGCTCGCACGCGTGCCGGTCACGATAATGTGGTGTTAGTCCACCCGGGCGGGACGGAATCGCGCAACGTCCATCTAGAACGCGATGGGTTGTGTACGGGTCATCCGGTCATGGCCGCCATTACGCAATCGGCGTCCAATGATAGTCCGGCCGGCTATTTGTGGTCGGATTGCGACGTCTACTTGGCCGAAGAGCCTTGTCTCATGTGTTCCATGGCCTTAGTGCACGCTCGAGTGCGTcagatctttttttgctttccctCGCCGAGTGGCGCTTTGCAGACCCTGGTTCGACTCCACGCCCTGCAACCGCTCAACCATAAGTTTGGCGTGTTTTGGCTCCGTCCTGAGCACGGAGGATCACTGTGA